From the genome of Gemmatimonas phototrophica, one region includes:
- a CDS encoding TldD/PmbA family protein produces the protein MSTFSDNDAPKSLFHISRAAAPTGVLSREEAQALVERTVKLSKADAVRVSVQSGRETNLRFADNQMSTSGVTTNTTIRVQSVFGKRKASVVTNDRSDEGLRRAVQQSEALARLAPEDPEYLGELPAQQYRAIESWSDRTAELSADDRARAALTALAPARAGNELTVAGFIICNAAATAIGTNAGLFAYHRGTTANYTLTARTNDGTGSGWVGAEDTDWSRIDFKSVADRAIEKARRSRTPVGLEPGRYTVIFEPEATANLVGLMANAFQARAADEGRSAFSKTGGTKVGEKIVDDRVTLYSDPSDGLILASPFDNEGLPLSRQTWIQNGVLNQLAYNRFWANKQGKTPTGSTAGLRMADGAESLESLIAGTSRGVLVTRLWYLRPLDQRTLMYTGLTRDGTFLIENGKIARSIKNFRFNDSPLFMLNNLEGIGKAVRTAGGEGGPGVAMPPLKVRDFNFTSLSDAV, from the coding sequence GTGAGTACTTTTTCCGATAACGACGCGCCGAAGTCGCTGTTCCACATCAGCCGCGCCGCAGCTCCCACGGGCGTACTGTCACGCGAGGAGGCCCAGGCGCTGGTGGAGCGCACGGTAAAGCTCAGCAAAGCCGACGCCGTGCGCGTGTCGGTGCAAAGCGGCCGCGAAACCAATCTGCGTTTTGCCGACAACCAGATGTCCACGAGTGGGGTGACCACCAACACCACCATTCGCGTGCAGAGTGTCTTTGGCAAACGCAAAGCCAGTGTGGTGACCAACGACCGCAGCGATGAAGGGTTGCGTCGTGCGGTGCAGCAATCAGAAGCGCTGGCCAGGCTGGCGCCCGAAGACCCGGAGTACCTGGGCGAGTTGCCGGCGCAGCAGTACCGGGCTATTGAGTCGTGGAGTGATCGTACCGCCGAACTGTCGGCAGACGATCGCGCGCGCGCCGCACTCACGGCGTTGGCACCGGCACGGGCGGGCAACGAGCTCACGGTGGCCGGGTTCATTATCTGCAACGCTGCCGCGACCGCGATTGGCACCAATGCCGGGCTCTTTGCCTACCACCGCGGCACAACGGCCAACTACACACTTACCGCGCGCACCAATGACGGCACGGGATCAGGCTGGGTAGGCGCCGAAGACACCGATTGGAGCCGCATCGACTTCAAGTCGGTAGCCGATCGCGCCATTGAAAAAGCGCGCCGGTCTCGCACCCCCGTTGGTCTTGAGCCCGGGCGGTACACAGTGATTTTTGAGCCAGAGGCCACGGCCAACCTGGTGGGGCTCATGGCCAATGCCTTTCAGGCCCGTGCGGCCGACGAAGGACGATCGGCCTTCTCCAAGACCGGCGGCACCAAGGTTGGGGAGAAAATTGTTGATGATCGGGTCACGCTGTACTCCGATCCATCCGACGGGCTCATCCTCGCTTCCCCGTTTGACAACGAAGGATTGCCGCTTTCCCGGCAAACCTGGATTCAGAACGGCGTGCTCAATCAGCTGGCCTACAATCGGTTCTGGGCCAATAAGCAGGGTAAGACACCAACCGGTAGCACCGCCGGACTCCGCATGGCCGATGGGGCGGAATCGCTGGAATCACTCATCGCCGGAACGTCTCGGGGCGTGCTGGTAACGCGGTTGTGGTACCTGCGCCCGCTGGATCAGCGCACGCTCATGTACACGGGCCTCACCCGTGACGGAACGTTCCTCATTGAAAACGGCAAGATCGCGCGATCCATCAAGAACTTCCGATTCAATGATTCACCGCTCTTCATGTTGAACAATCTCGAAGGCATCGGTAAAGCCGTGCGCACTGCGGGCGGCGAAGGAGGGCCCGGTGTGGCCATGCCGCCCCTCAAGGTGCGAGACTTCAATTTTACCAGTCTGTCCGACGCGGTCTGA
- a CDS encoding sugar phosphate isomerase/epimerase family protein: MLRRTFLASAAATLASRHLLLPTSAGALNRIGIELYAVRKAMREAPEKTLEALAKIGYTDVELLWSFKNFGQSIKEVKASLKATGLKAPSAHMAPETILTEWEQRCAEAKELGMTYLTAPSLPSEANKSIEVVRLWANRFNNAGEVARRYGLWIALHNEPNHEKPIMGQKPMDVFLAETDPKLVRFQLDVGNMLMGGGDPLAFLQQYRNRCWSFHLKNVIADRTKDTELAKGVFDLKTFLAAVPELDKKPCFVEQEGSGDELASAKENFEFLRGLKW; encoded by the coding sequence ATGCTCCGTCGCACCTTCCTCGCCTCTGCGGCCGCCACTCTGGCCAGCCGCCACCTCCTCCTCCCCACGTCGGCGGGGGCCTTGAACCGTATTGGCATCGAGCTGTATGCCGTGCGAAAGGCCATGCGGGAAGCGCCTGAGAAGACGCTCGAGGCGCTCGCCAAGATTGGCTATACCGACGTGGAGCTGCTCTGGAGCTTCAAGAACTTCGGGCAGAGCATCAAGGAGGTGAAAGCCAGCCTCAAGGCCACGGGACTCAAGGCCCCGTCGGCGCACATGGCCCCGGAGACCATTCTCACCGAATGGGAACAGCGTTGCGCTGAGGCCAAGGAGCTGGGGATGACCTATCTCACGGCGCCCAGTCTGCCGTCAGAAGCCAACAAGAGCATCGAGGTGGTGAGGCTGTGGGCCAACCGCTTCAACAACGCCGGTGAGGTCGCGCGTCGCTACGGGCTCTGGATTGCGCTGCACAACGAACCCAATCACGAAAAGCCCATCATGGGTCAGAAGCCCATGGACGTCTTTTTGGCGGAGACCGACCCCAAGCTCGTGCGTTTTCAGCTCGACGTGGGCAACATGCTCATGGGCGGCGGCGACCCGCTGGCGTTCCTGCAGCAGTACCGGAACCGCTGCTGGAGCTTCCATCTCAAGAACGTGATCGCCGACCGCACCAAGGACACGGAGCTCGCCAAGGGCGTGTTTGACCTCAAGACGTTCCTGGCGGCGGTCCCGGAGCTCGACAAGAAGCCCTGCTTCGTGGAGCAGGAAGGGAGCGGCGACGAGCTGGCGAGTGCGAAGGAGAACTTTGAGTTTCTGCGCGGGCTGAAGTGGTAG
- a CDS encoding acyl-CoA thioesterase has protein sequence MSIVSELLDLLELEKLEVNIYRGKNRDLGTGRVFGGQVFAQALVAARRTVEGPREAHSVHGYFLRPGDLKAPIVYFVDRPRDGGTFTSRRVTAIQHGEAIFHLSASFHIEEPGLDHQVTMPQVRDPDSIKPELQQVRENAAVLPPELRTVITQDRPIDFRSPQSHLPGGPAEGEPERYVWFRVIDALPDDPIVHQAILAYASDYGFLPTALFPHGIRYGDPRMFLASLDHTLWMHRPFRADEWLLYVMDSPNAFGSRGFVRGQIFTRGGLLVASVAQEGLLRLKDHKAKA, from the coding sequence ATGAGCATCGTATCGGAACTGCTGGACCTGCTCGAGCTCGAAAAGCTCGAAGTGAACATCTACCGCGGAAAGAACCGGGACCTTGGCACGGGTCGCGTCTTTGGCGGACAAGTCTTCGCGCAAGCACTGGTGGCGGCCCGCCGCACGGTGGAGGGGCCGCGCGAGGCGCATTCGGTGCACGGCTACTTTTTGCGCCCCGGCGACCTCAAGGCCCCCATCGTCTACTTTGTGGACCGGCCTCGGGACGGTGGGACGTTCACCAGCCGGCGCGTCACGGCCATTCAGCACGGGGAGGCCATCTTTCACCTGTCCGCCTCGTTTCACATTGAAGAGCCGGGGCTGGATCACCAGGTGACCATGCCACAGGTGCGCGACCCGGACAGCATCAAGCCGGAGCTGCAGCAGGTCCGTGAGAATGCGGCGGTGCTGCCGCCCGAGCTCCGCACCGTCATCACGCAGGATCGCCCCATCGACTTCCGCTCGCCACAGTCGCATTTGCCTGGCGGGCCGGCCGAAGGTGAGCCTGAGCGGTATGTGTGGTTCCGGGTGATTGACGCGCTCCCCGATGACCCCATCGTGCACCAGGCCATTCTGGCGTACGCATCGGACTACGGCTTTCTCCCCACGGCCCTGTTCCCGCATGGCATTCGCTACGGCGACCCCCGCATGTTCCTCGCGTCGCTCGACCACACGCTGTGGATGCACCGGCCCTTTCGCGCCGACGAGTGGCTGCTGTACGTGATGGACAGCCCCAATGCCTTTGGCTCCCGCGGCTTCGTCCGCGGTCAGATCTTTACGCGCGGCGGACTGTTGGTGGCGAGTGTGGCGCAGGAAGGGCTGCTGCGCCTAAAAGACCACAAAGCTAAGGCCTGA
- a CDS encoding TldD/PmbA family protein, protein MTSRRDFLATGGAALGALAVGPRLLEAMPGAPALPALYTDAATRELMMEALDAAKRAGATWADVRISRNRNNSVQAREKQVTDVVDTDTMGCGVRVLVDGCWGFAATQELSKAGVGSTAQEAVAIAKANRIARDRRVELAPAPAQVDKTWRSAYTVDPFTIAVEEKADLLLRANAAALTVPTVRFVNSGLSFVKEERNYANTDGTVTTQDYVRSWVTMSCTAVSPDRTGSAVRGPEVVQPAGRGWEYVLEADIVNNAKVWAGEAAEKLTAKAVEPGRYDLILHPSQLFLTIHESVAHATELDRAMGYEANYAGTSFVAPPEKVLGSLKFGSPIMQVIGNRSEPGALATIGYDDDGVVPDEFHIIKDGIFVDYQTNREQAPWLREYYAKTGKPVRSHGCSYAQSWADVAFLRMPNVSLQPGPKDIGWDDLIAATDKGIAMIGRASYSIDQQRYNAQFGAQLCYEIRKGKIVGQVKDAAYQMRTPDFWNTLDMLGGQKSYMHGGTFNDGKGQPGQSNAVSHGCPPARFKNANIINTGRAL, encoded by the coding sequence ATGACTTCCCGCCGCGATTTTCTCGCGACCGGTGGCGCGGCGCTGGGTGCGCTCGCCGTTGGTCCCCGCCTCCTCGAGGCCATGCCCGGGGCGCCCGCCCTGCCGGCGCTGTACACCGATGCCGCTACCCGTGAGCTCATGATGGAGGCGCTCGACGCCGCCAAACGGGCCGGGGCCACGTGGGCCGATGTGCGCATTTCGCGCAATCGCAACAACAGCGTGCAGGCCCGCGAAAAGCAGGTCACCGACGTGGTGGATACCGACACCATGGGGTGCGGCGTGCGCGTGCTGGTAGACGGCTGCTGGGGCTTTGCCGCCACGCAGGAGCTCAGCAAGGCTGGCGTGGGCAGTACCGCCCAGGAAGCGGTCGCCATTGCCAAAGCCAATCGCATTGCCCGCGATCGCCGCGTGGAACTCGCCCCTGCCCCGGCACAGGTGGACAAGACCTGGCGCTCCGCGTACACCGTCGATCCGTTCACCATTGCGGTGGAAGAAAAGGCCGACCTGCTGCTGCGTGCCAACGCCGCCGCGCTCACCGTGCCCACGGTGCGCTTTGTGAACAGCGGCCTGTCGTTCGTGAAGGAAGAGCGCAACTACGCCAACACCGACGGCACAGTCACCACGCAAGACTACGTGCGCAGTTGGGTGACGATGTCCTGCACCGCGGTGTCGCCCGATCGTACGGGTAGCGCCGTGCGTGGCCCCGAAGTCGTCCAGCCTGCCGGTCGCGGTTGGGAATACGTGCTCGAAGCCGACATCGTGAACAACGCCAAGGTGTGGGCCGGTGAAGCGGCCGAAAAGCTCACCGCCAAGGCGGTGGAGCCGGGGCGCTACGATCTCATTCTGCACCCGTCGCAGCTGTTCCTCACCATTCACGAATCCGTGGCGCATGCGACCGAGCTCGACCGCGCGATGGGCTATGAAGCCAATTACGCCGGCACGTCGTTCGTAGCGCCACCGGAGAAGGTGCTCGGCTCACTCAAGTTCGGCTCGCCGATCATGCAGGTCATCGGCAATCGCAGCGAACCCGGCGCACTCGCCACCATCGGCTACGACGACGACGGCGTGGTGCCAGACGAGTTCCACATCATCAAAGACGGCATCTTCGTGGACTACCAGACCAACCGCGAACAGGCGCCGTGGTTGCGCGAGTACTACGCGAAGACCGGCAAGCCCGTACGCTCGCACGGCTGCTCGTACGCGCAGAGCTGGGCGGACGTGGCGTTCCTGCGCATGCCCAACGTGTCGCTGCAGCCCGGCCCCAAGGATATCGGCTGGGACGATCTCATCGCCGCGACCGACAAGGGGATCGCGATGATCGGGCGCGCGTCGTACTCCATCGATCAGCAGCGCTACAACGCGCAGTTCGGCGCGCAGTTGTGCTACGAAATCCGCAAGGGGAAAATCGTGGGTCAGGTGAAGGACGCCGCCTACCAGATGCGCACGCCGGATTTCTGGAACACCCTCGACATGCTCGGCGGCCAGAAGAGCTACATGCACGGCGGCACCTTCAACGATGGCAAGGGGCAGCCCGGTCAGAGCAACGCGGTGAGTCACGGCTGTCCGCCGGCCCGCTTCAAGAACGCGAACATCATCAACACGGGGCGCGCGCTGTGA
- a CDS encoding alpha/beta hydrolase translates to MTAAQKRRRWPVVTAALVLLILLAGPRTCVRAPDLGVVRSAVPTAITALPAWLQQREEQAGAMDTAVAKRIRFADPAAPVKTAWSVVYLHGFSATRQETAPVSELVAKSLGANLFETRLRGHGLPGDSLGSVTAQDWLTDAVEALEIGRRLGDSVLVIGTSTGGTLGVWLATLESGQREGLHALALISPNFGPKDPAAAVLTLPWAKVLLPRFIPQREWTARNDEQRRFWTMKYPSTALFPMQALVEHTRSQSLKGYNVPTLVFFHENDQVVDAARTHRWIDALAMETLSSVEQVSIIPTDGEDGHVLAGRIVAPSQTNTVRDKIVEFVRP, encoded by the coding sequence ATGACGGCGGCGCAGAAACGGCGGCGGTGGCCTGTGGTCACCGCCGCACTTGTCCTATTGATATTGCTGGCGGGGCCGCGCACCTGTGTGCGCGCTCCCGACCTGGGCGTCGTGCGCTCCGCCGTGCCTACCGCCATAACGGCGCTCCCCGCGTGGCTGCAACAGCGTGAAGAGCAAGCAGGCGCCATGGACACCGCCGTCGCCAAGCGTATTCGCTTTGCGGATCCTGCTGCACCAGTCAAAACCGCGTGGAGTGTGGTGTACCTGCACGGTTTCTCCGCCACCCGACAGGAAACCGCGCCGGTGTCAGAGCTGGTGGCCAAATCGTTGGGCGCCAATCTCTTTGAAACGCGCCTGCGCGGGCACGGTCTCCCCGGCGATTCGCTTGGGAGCGTAACGGCTCAGGATTGGCTCACCGATGCCGTGGAAGCATTGGAAATTGGCCGCCGCCTTGGCGACTCCGTCCTGGTGATTGGCACGAGCACCGGCGGCACTTTGGGCGTGTGGCTCGCCACTCTCGAAAGCGGTCAGCGAGAGGGACTCCATGCGCTCGCGCTCATTTCGCCGAACTTTGGCCCCAAGGACCCTGCCGCCGCCGTGCTTACCCTGCCGTGGGCCAAGGTGCTGCTCCCGCGATTCATTCCGCAGCGCGAGTGGACCGCCCGCAACGACGAGCAGCGTCGCTTCTGGACCATGAAGTATCCCTCCACCGCGCTCTTTCCCATGCAGGCGCTGGTGGAGCACACGCGCAGCCAGTCGCTCAAGGGCTACAATGTGCCCACCCTCGTGTTCTTCCACGAGAACGATCAGGTGGTGGATGCCGCCCGCACACACCGGTGGATTGACGCACTGGCCATGGAAACGCTGTCGTCGGTGGAACAGGTAAGCATCATTCCCACCGACGGCGAAGACGGGCACGTGCTGGCCGGCCGCATTGTCGCGCCAAGCCAGACCAACACGGTGCGCGACAAGATCGTGGAGTTCGTCAGGCCTTAG
- a CDS encoding SDR family NAD(P)-dependent oxidoreductase, whose protein sequence is MSDTSLPQNTPAEPISAEQIAAATALLEKLAEDRANLLEIPEDQRTRLLKAAGEVSRPDAILRRQMVKATKRLKKVERTAKLQEAENQLQETGIRKLRRQTVFTTPNYLLPGSDEQITVDEPDFTEALEAQHCYVCKQQFTVLHHFYDQLCPSCAEFNYRKRTESANLSGRTALLTGGRVKIGYQAGIKLLRAGAHLIVTTRFPRDSAQRYAAEPDFEQWKHRLEIYGLDLRHTPSVEAFCHHLMETHDRLDFIVNNACQTVRRPPDFYKHMMDLERASISDMPEQARKLLGAYEGVRGYHLLPEAGVSREDEMITPATLPRALAEVAGMTHAAELSQVALLAEEHQDQSQLFPEGRLDQDLQQVDLRERNSWRLLMHEVPSVELLEVQLVNAIAPFLINARLKPLMMRTANRDKHIVNVSAVEGQFYRKFKTTRHPHTNMAKAALNMMTRTSAADYETDGIHMNAVDTGWVTDEDPVHIAARKVEEHRFHPPLDIVDGAARIVDPIIDGINTGEHVWGKFLKDYKPTDW, encoded by the coding sequence ATGTCGGACACTTCGCTGCCCCAGAATACCCCGGCCGAGCCCATCTCGGCTGAGCAGATCGCTGCCGCTACGGCCCTCCTCGAGAAGCTCGCGGAGGACCGTGCCAACTTGCTCGAGATCCCCGAGGACCAGCGCACGCGCCTGCTCAAGGCCGCGGGCGAAGTGTCGCGCCCGGATGCCATTCTCCGCCGCCAAATGGTGAAGGCCACCAAGCGCCTCAAGAAGGTGGAGCGCACGGCCAAGCTGCAGGAAGCGGAGAACCAGCTGCAGGAAACGGGCATCCGGAAGCTGCGCCGGCAGACGGTGTTCACCACGCCCAATTATCTGCTGCCCGGAAGCGACGAACAGATCACCGTCGACGAACCGGACTTCACCGAAGCGCTGGAAGCCCAGCACTGCTATGTGTGCAAGCAGCAGTTCACGGTGCTGCACCACTTCTACGACCAGCTCTGCCCCAGCTGCGCGGAATTCAACTACCGCAAGCGCACCGAATCGGCCAACCTGAGCGGGCGCACTGCCCTGCTCACCGGTGGACGGGTGAAGATCGGCTACCAGGCGGGTATCAAGCTGCTGCGCGCCGGCGCCCATCTCATTGTCACCACACGCTTCCCGCGCGACTCGGCGCAGCGCTACGCCGCTGAGCCGGACTTTGAACAGTGGAAGCACCGCCTCGAGATTTACGGGCTCGACTTGCGTCATACCCCGAGTGTGGAGGCGTTCTGCCACCACCTCATGGAGACGCACGACCGTCTCGATTTCATCGTGAACAACGCCTGTCAGACCGTCCGGCGCCCGCCCGACTTCTACAAGCACATGATGGATCTCGAGCGGGCGTCGATCAGTGACATGCCGGAGCAGGCGCGCAAGCTGCTCGGCGCGTATGAGGGTGTGCGAGGATACCACTTGCTCCCGGAAGCGGGCGTATCGCGCGAAGACGAAATGATCACGCCCGCGACGTTGCCGCGCGCGCTGGCCGAGGTGGCGGGGATGACACACGCCGCCGAGCTGTCGCAGGTGGCACTGCTGGCCGAGGAGCATCAGGACCAGTCGCAGCTGTTCCCCGAGGGACGCCTGGATCAGGACCTGCAGCAGGTGGATTTGCGCGAGCGCAATTCGTGGCGGTTGCTCATGCACGAAGTGCCGAGTGTGGAGCTACTTGAGGTGCAGCTGGTAAACGCGATTGCGCCGTTCCTGATCAACGCACGCCTCAAGCCACTCATGATGCGCACCGCCAACCGCGACAAGCACATCGTGAACGTGAGTGCGGTTGAGGGGCAGTTCTATCGCAAGTTCAAAACCACGCGCCACCCGCACACCAACATGGCCAAGGCCGCGCTGAACATGATGACGCGCACGTCAGCGGCCGACTACGAGACCGACGGCATTCACATGAACGCGGTGGATACCGGGTGGGTGACCGATGAAGACCCGGTGCACATTGCCGCACGCAAGGTGGAGGAGCATCGCTTCCATCCGCCGCTCGATATCGTGGACGGCGCGGCGCGCATTGTTGATCCGATTATTGACGGGATCAACACCGGCGAGCATGTGTGGGGGAAGTTCCTAAAGGATTACAAGCCGACGGACTGGTAG
- a CDS encoding threonine ammonia-lyase, whose translation MASTLIAPSIADIRSARARIAPHAAVTPLLRSPALDAVAGGTVLLKAEVLQHTGSFKLRGALNRLLQLSAEERERGVVAYSSGNHAQAVAYSATLLGMRSVIVMPKDAPPLKIERTRAFGAEVVLYDRYTEDRVAIGGRIAAERGSTVVPPFEDADVVAGQGTLALEALEQAQAMGYTPDTFLVCCGGGGLTAGCALAAEAVSPSTVVHPCEPAEFDDMARSLALGHRVANEPGKRSICDAIVTDIPGEFTFSINQPRVGAGLRVTDDEVLSAIAFAVRELKLVVEPGGAAALAALLSSKLDTRDRTTLVVTTGGNIDPAILARAIGAA comes from the coding sequence ATGGCCTCCACACTCATCGCCCCATCCATCGCCGACATCCGTTCGGCCCGCGCGCGCATTGCGCCGCACGCTGCCGTCACACCGCTGCTCCGCTCTCCGGCCCTCGACGCCGTCGCCGGCGGGACGGTCTTGCTGAAGGCCGAGGTGTTGCAGCACACCGGGTCCTTCAAGTTGCGCGGTGCGCTGAACCGCTTGCTGCAGCTGAGCGCCGAGGAACGGGAGCGCGGAGTGGTGGCCTATTCGTCGGGCAATCACGCGCAGGCCGTGGCCTATAGTGCCACCCTGCTGGGGATGCGCTCGGTGATTGTGATGCCCAAGGATGCCCCGCCGCTCAAGATCGAGCGCACGAGGGCATTTGGGGCGGAGGTCGTCCTCTATGATCGTTATACCGAAGATCGGGTGGCGATTGGCGGCCGCATTGCCGCCGAGCGTGGCTCCACGGTGGTACCGCCATTCGAAGACGCCGATGTGGTAGCCGGACAGGGGACACTGGCGCTGGAAGCGCTGGAGCAGGCGCAGGCCATGGGGTACACCCCAGACACCTTCCTGGTGTGCTGCGGCGGTGGTGGGCTTACGGCGGGGTGTGCGCTGGCCGCTGAAGCGGTGTCGCCGTCTACCGTCGTGCACCCGTGTGAACCGGCCGAGTTTGACGACATGGCGCGGTCATTGGCGTTGGGGCATCGTGTGGCCAACGAACCGGGCAAGCGCTCCATATGCGACGCCATTGTGACCGACATTCCCGGCGAATTCACCTTTTCCATCAACCAGCCGCGTGTAGGGGCCGGGTTGCGGGTTACCGACGACGAGGTCCTGAGCGCTATTGCCTTTGCGGTGCGCGAACTCAAGCTGGTGGTTGAGCCCGGCGGTGCGGCGGCGCTGGCAGCGCTGCTGAGCAGCAAACTGGACACCCGCGACCGCACCACGCTCGTGGTCACCACGGGGGGCAATATTGACCCGGCCATTCTGGCGCGGGCCATTGGGGCGGCCTGA
- a CDS encoding dienelactone hydrolase family protein, which yields MSQTSVRFAGLVVASTLLSLPLAAQNKPAQADYAAAMHREHMNETPTASAGATIAPRRAVVGESVVYATVDGKQIKGYLTKPANFKTGPAIVMVHEWWGLNDNIKAMADRYAGEGYAVLAVDLFGGSVASTPDAAMKLYQAGMSNIAAGEQNVATAVSYLRANGATSVGTVGYCFGGHWSLRTGLAAGTGVNAVVIYYGAPITNATDLARLKAPVLGLFGGKDTGIPLDSVRAMEAQMGKAGKPVTITVYDNANHAFANPSGQAYDKAAAEDAFKKTTAFFKANLK from the coding sequence ATGTCCCAGACATCCGTTCGTTTCGCCGGCCTTGTTGTGGCCAGCACGCTTCTTTCGCTTCCGCTGGCCGCCCAGAACAAGCCCGCCCAGGCGGACTACGCCGCGGCCATGCACCGCGAGCACATGAACGAAACGCCCACCGCATCGGCGGGCGCCACGATTGCACCACGCCGTGCGGTGGTGGGCGAGTCGGTGGTGTACGCCACTGTCGATGGCAAGCAGATCAAGGGCTATCTCACCAAGCCGGCCAACTTCAAGACTGGCCCGGCCATTGTGATGGTGCACGAGTGGTGGGGACTGAACGACAACATCAAGGCGATGGCCGATCGCTACGCCGGCGAAGGCTACGCCGTGTTGGCCGTAGACCTGTTTGGTGGCTCGGTGGCCTCCACGCCCGACGCGGCGATGAAGCTGTACCAGGCCGGCATGTCCAACATTGCCGCCGGTGAACAGAACGTCGCCACCGCGGTGTCGTACCTGCGCGCCAACGGCGCCACGTCGGTGGGCACGGTGGGCTACTGCTTTGGCGGACACTGGTCGCTGCGCACCGGACTGGCCGCGGGCACGGGCGTGAATGCGGTGGTGATCTACTACGGCGCCCCCATCACCAACGCCACCGACCTCGCCCGCCTCAAGGCGCCGGTCCTTGGTCTCTTTGGTGGCAAGGACACGGGCATTCCGCTCGACAGCGTGCGGGCCATGGAAGCGCAGATGGGCAAGGCTGGCAAGCCGGTCACGATCACGGTGTACGACAACGCCAACCATGCCTTCGCCAACCCCAGCGGTCAGGCCTATGACAAGGCGGCGGCCGAGGATGCGTTCAAGAAGACGACGGCGTTTTTCAAGGCGAATTTGAAGTGA
- a CDS encoding GNAT family N-acetyltransferase has protein sequence MAVLLRRATAADIAPLNALINDSVRQLAVGYYTPAQIESAMQHMFGVDSQLVTDGTYFLIEVDGTLAACGGWSGRQTLFGGDQHKASESAATPAQHHHGHHHHGGTDAPVDPATVPARIRAFFVHPHFARRGLARQLYEHCAAEARAAGFLALELMGTLPGVPLYRTLGFETVEAVPVLLPDGVVVPCERMRRALD, from the coding sequence ATGGCCGTGCTGCTGCGCCGCGCCACGGCGGCCGATATTGCGCCACTCAACGCGCTCATTAACGACTCCGTGCGGCAACTCGCGGTGGGCTACTACACCCCCGCGCAGATTGAGAGCGCCATGCAGCATATGTTTGGCGTCGACTCGCAACTGGTAACTGATGGGACGTATTTCCTGATTGAAGTGGACGGTACCCTCGCGGCGTGTGGCGGCTGGAGTGGACGGCAAACGCTTTTTGGTGGCGACCAGCATAAGGCGTCTGAAAGCGCCGCAACGCCCGCGCAGCACCACCACGGCCATCACCATCACGGCGGTACCGATGCGCCCGTTGATCCGGCTACTGTACCAGCGCGGATCCGGGCGTTTTTTGTGCACCCGCACTTCGCCCGGCGCGGGCTGGCTCGGCAGTTGTACGAGCATTGTGCTGCCGAAGCGCGTGCGGCAGGGTTTCTGGCCCTCGAACTGATGGGCACGCTGCCCGGTGTGCCCTTGTACCGCACTCTGGGGTTTGAGACCGTTGAGGCCGTTCCGGTGTTGCTCCCCGATGGTGTCGTGGTGCCCTGTGAACGCATGCGACGAGCGCTCGACTGA